From a single Erpetoichthys calabaricus chromosome 1, fErpCal1.3, whole genome shotgun sequence genomic region:
- the tm2d2 gene encoding TM2 domain-containing protein 2, with product MGRVPLNYLLLGGQVLLFVTAVLLQSLEGILSQNATGSADSENGTEDNSTISWDYKDPTSPLVLCSYLPEEFIECDEPVDHAGNVSAQAGLGHGCVKFGGQAYVDVEHTQVTCRALDGIECAEPRTFLRGNQPCIKYTGHYFITTLLYSFFLGCFGVDRFCLGHTGTAVGKLLTLGGLGIWWFVDLILLITGGLIPSDGSNWCTFY from the exons ATGGGCCGGGTGCCGCTGAACTACCTGCTGCTGGGTGGTCAGGTGCTGCTCTTTGTGACCGCTGTGCTGCTGCAGAGTCTCGAAGGGATCCTGTCCCAAAACGCTACCGGCTCTGCAGATTCGGAGAACGGAACCGAAGACAACAGCACCATATCCTGGGACTATAAAGACCCGACGTCTCCGTTGGTGTTGTGTAGTTACTT GCCAGAGGAATTCATTGAATGTGATGAGCCTGTGGATCACGCAGGGAATGTTTCAGCCCAGGCAGGACTTGGACATGGATGTGTAAAG TTTGGTGGTCAGGCGTACGTAGACGTAGAACATACCCAAGTGACCTGTAGAGCACTGGATGGGATAGAATGTGCTGAACCAAGAACATTTCTGCGAGGGAACCAGCCATGCATTAA GTACACAGGACATTACTTCATAACAACTCtgctttattcatttttcctTGGCTGTTTTGGCGTGGATCGTTTCTGTTTGGGTCACACTGGAACAGCAGTTGGGAAGCTTCTTACACTAGGAGGCCTGGGAATCTGGTGGTTTGTGGATCTAATATTGTTGATCACAGGTGGGCTGATACCCAGTGATGGCAGTAATTGGTGCACATTCTATTAA